In Horticoccus luteus, the following proteins share a genomic window:
- a CDS encoding tyrosine-type recombinase/integrase — protein sequence MPKSKSTGRESTHASTLRGGARKIHAPDPESVQRFAETMRLRSLAAATQAEYLRFVRKLAARHGGDPAALDEAAVRAHLLRLKDEHHYSPSSMRTAVAAMRAYFGVHLGRDWKLFDLVRSPSAQKLPTVLTRAEVARLFAVVRVPRFRTLLRLIYACGLRIGEAVNLEVRDLREAGRVHIREAKGNKERYVPLPEAMLHELRAFWRTHRHPRWIFPGVGRGWREQPARGAHLAAAVEPLGVGSVQHCLRVARTEARLPAGTVVHTLRHSYATHLLEEGVSIRLISAYLGHASLETTLIYTHLTAVNESHARAAVARLLEPR from the coding sequence ATGCCCAAATCAAAATCGACGGGAAGAGAGTCCACGCACGCGTCCACGCTGCGGGGTGGCGCCAGGAAGATCCACGCACCCGATCCGGAGTCGGTGCAGCGTTTCGCGGAGACGATGCGGCTGCGTTCGCTGGCGGCGGCGACGCAGGCCGAGTATCTGCGGTTTGTCCGCAAGCTGGCGGCGCGCCACGGGGGCGATCCGGCCGCGCTCGATGAGGCCGCGGTCCGCGCGCATCTGCTGCGGTTGAAGGACGAACACCACTACTCGCCCTCGTCGATGCGAACCGCGGTGGCGGCGATGCGGGCCTACTTCGGCGTGCACCTCGGGCGCGACTGGAAGCTGTTCGATCTGGTGCGCTCACCGTCAGCGCAAAAACTTCCCACCGTGCTCACGCGGGCAGAGGTGGCGCGGCTGTTCGCGGTGGTGCGGGTGCCGCGTTTCCGCACACTGCTGCGGTTGATCTACGCGTGCGGATTGCGCATCGGCGAGGCGGTCAACCTGGAGGTGCGCGATCTGCGCGAAGCGGGCCGCGTGCATATCCGCGAGGCGAAGGGCAACAAGGAGCGCTACGTGCCGCTGCCGGAGGCGATGTTGCACGAGTTGCGCGCGTTCTGGCGGACGCACCGGCATCCGCGGTGGATTTTCCCGGGGGTCGGCCGCGGCTGGCGCGAGCAACCGGCGCGCGGGGCGCACCTGGCCGCCGCCGTCGAGCCGCTGGGCGTGGGTTCGGTGCAGCATTGCCTGCGGGTGGCGCGGACCGAGGCGCGGCTGCCGGCGGGCACGGTGGTGCATACGCTGCGGCATTCGTATGCGACGCATCTGCTCGAGGAGGGCGTGTCGATCCGGCTGATCTCGGCGTATCTGGGGCACGCTTCGCTGGAGACGACGTTGATCTATACGCATCTGACGGCGGTCAACGAGAGCCACGCTCGCGCGGCGGTCGCGCGGTTGCTCGAACCACGCTGA
- a CDS encoding response regulator: MTSPARISVLLVDDSEVVRLGLRTLLGAEPDLHVVAEAGTIADALRLAATAKPAVILLDVRLPDGNGVDACRELMRRHPAARIIMLTSMADDQLVEDAIRAGAHGYLLKDINARGLVQAIRDAAAGKSTLDPAITARVLALARSGAPSSTAPSPLAALSAQEQRVLALIAKGRTNKEVAMELNLAEKTVKNYLSNLFEKLHVSRRAEAAALYAQENKS, from the coding sequence ATGACTTCACCGGCTCGCATTTCCGTGCTGCTCGTCGACGACAGCGAAGTCGTCCGCCTCGGCCTGCGCACGCTCCTCGGCGCCGAACCCGATCTGCACGTCGTCGCCGAGGCCGGCACCATCGCCGACGCCCTGCGTCTTGCCGCCACTGCGAAGCCGGCCGTCATTCTCCTCGACGTCCGCCTGCCCGACGGCAACGGCGTGGACGCCTGCCGCGAATTGATGCGCCGCCACCCCGCCGCCCGCATCATCATGCTCACCTCGATGGCGGACGACCAGCTCGTCGAAGACGCGATCCGCGCCGGTGCCCACGGCTATTTGCTGAAAGATATCAACGCCCGCGGTCTCGTGCAGGCGATCCGCGATGCCGCCGCGGGCAAGTCCACGCTCGATCCCGCCATCACCGCCCGCGTCCTCGCGCTCGCCCGTTCCGGCGCCCCCAGCAGCACCGCGCCTTCGCCCCTGGCCGCGCTCTCCGCCCAGGAGCAACGCGTGCTCGCGCTGATCGCCAAAGGCCGCACGAACAAGGAGGTCGCGATGGAGCTCAATCTCGCCGAAAAAACCGTGAAGAATTACCTCAGTAATCTCTTCGAAAAGCTCCACGTCTCGCGCCGCGCGGAGGCCGCCGCGCTCTACGCGCAGGAAAACAAATCCTGA
- the metG gene encoding methionine--tRNA ligase, with amino-acid sequence MKSFYITTAIDYVNGSPHLGHAYEKVLTDVIARFRRLMGDRVHFLTGVDEHGQKVQQSARKRGIAPQAFCDEVSQEFRNLCTRLEVSNDDFIRTTEERHKKVVRAVLQQLFDKGEIYQAEYKGFYSTRQEQFLQEKDRNPDGSWPEIFGEVTEITESNYFFKLKAYQAWLVEFLTQNEDFVFPRYRQKQVLEFLKDPLNDLCISRPKERLEWGIPLPFDETYVTYVWFDALLNYYSAVADQPGVWPATYHVIGKDILVPPHAVYWPIMLHAAGLALPEHLLVHGWWLQSGAKMSKSTGNALNPLELVTEFGADAFRYFLIREMNVGQDSDFTREQFLVRYNSELANNLGNLVNRTLNMTTRFAAGAVPAGESGDELDESLRALWARTRDEFITLSEGFQFHTALERAMTFLTETNAYIEKRAPWKLGKSAEAKDQATLRASLATMAEALRLAASLLQAVIPGAAAKILAALDYTPGADWRAELAWDGRLAGRKVAAGLVLFPRPQAPEKAGGKPV; translated from the coding sequence ATGAAGTCGTTCTATATCACCACCGCCATCGATTATGTGAATGGCTCGCCTCACCTCGGTCACGCTTACGAAAAAGTGCTGACCGATGTGATCGCGCGCTTCCGGCGGTTGATGGGGGATCGCGTGCATTTCCTGACCGGCGTGGACGAGCACGGGCAGAAGGTGCAGCAGAGCGCGCGGAAACGCGGCATCGCGCCGCAGGCGTTTTGCGACGAGGTGTCGCAGGAGTTTCGGAACCTGTGCACGCGCCTCGAAGTGTCGAACGACGACTTCATCCGCACGACCGAAGAGCGGCACAAGAAAGTCGTGCGCGCGGTGCTGCAGCAGTTGTTCGACAAAGGGGAAATCTACCAGGCCGAATACAAGGGATTTTATTCGACGCGGCAGGAGCAGTTTTTGCAGGAGAAGGACCGCAATCCGGATGGGAGCTGGCCGGAAATTTTTGGCGAGGTGACGGAAATCACGGAGTCGAATTACTTCTTCAAACTGAAGGCGTATCAGGCGTGGCTGGTGGAGTTTCTCACGCAGAATGAGGACTTTGTTTTTCCGCGTTACCGGCAGAAGCAGGTGCTGGAGTTTCTGAAGGATCCGCTGAACGACCTGTGCATTTCGCGTCCGAAGGAACGCCTTGAGTGGGGGATTCCGCTGCCGTTTGACGAGACCTACGTGACGTATGTGTGGTTCGACGCGCTGCTGAATTATTACTCGGCAGTGGCGGATCAGCCGGGCGTGTGGCCGGCGACGTATCACGTGATCGGCAAGGACATTCTCGTGCCGCCGCATGCGGTTTACTGGCCGATCATGCTGCACGCGGCGGGGCTCGCGTTGCCGGAGCATCTGCTCGTGCACGGCTGGTGGCTGCAGAGCGGGGCGAAGATGTCGAAGAGCACGGGCAACGCGCTCAATCCCTTGGAGCTCGTGACCGAATTCGGCGCGGATGCGTTTCGCTATTTCCTGATTCGCGAGATGAATGTCGGGCAGGACAGCGACTTCACGCGCGAACAGTTTCTCGTGCGCTACAACAGCGAACTCGCGAACAATCTGGGCAACCTCGTCAACCGCACGTTGAACATGACAACGCGTTTTGCGGCGGGCGCCGTGCCGGCGGGCGAGAGCGGCGACGAGCTCGACGAATCGCTGCGCGCGCTGTGGGCGCGGACGCGCGACGAGTTCATCACGCTGAGCGAGGGCTTTCAGTTTCACACCGCGCTGGAGCGGGCGATGACGTTTCTCACGGAGACGAACGCCTACATCGAAAAGCGCGCGCCGTGGAAACTCGGCAAATCCGCCGAGGCGAAGGACCAGGCGACGTTGCGCGCGTCGCTGGCGACCATGGCGGAGGCGTTGCGGCTGGCGGCATCGTTGCTGCAGGCGGTGATTCCGGGCGCGGCGGCGAAGATCCTCGCGGCGCTCGACTACACGCCGGGTGCGGACTGGCGAGCGGAGCTCGCGTGGGACGGGCGGCTCGCCGGGCGCAAAGTCGCGGCGGGGCTGGTGCTGTTCCCGCGGCCGCAGGCGCCGGAAAAGGCGGGCGGCAAACCGGTTTAA
- the ribD gene encoding bifunctional diaminohydroxyphosphoribosylaminopyrimidine deaminase/5-amino-6-(5-phosphoribosylamino)uracil reductase RibD — protein MSAVEHERFMQRALELARGVWGTTHPNPMVGAVIVEDGKIVAEGATAPDGGPHAERLALLARGKPPRPGATLYVTMEPCSTEGRTGACTDAIIASGLKRVVVGAADPNPDHAGRGYEVLRTAGVEVITGVLERECSDLNLIFEHWIRRRTPLLAAKAAVTLDGKVACRTGDSQWITNEDSRANVHHWRRLFPGIAVGAMTVLKDNPRLTARREGDEWCPWRFVFDGLLRTVVDKNLPRVYTDEHRERTIVVTTPHGGLGYVRKLREMGVKVWCLDSATQRVSFAEFRRRCAEEKITGVYFEGGAQLLSELVRDRELDYLFLYRAPLLLADEKAKSIFSGLRPERVKDAVRLRDVRHENFGEDDLTRGHVVYPEKMMVDETMFSLRSG, from the coding sequence ATGTCCGCGGTTGAACACGAGCGTTTCATGCAACGTGCGCTGGAACTGGCGCGCGGCGTGTGGGGCACGACGCATCCGAATCCGATGGTCGGTGCGGTGATCGTCGAGGACGGGAAAATCGTGGCCGAAGGCGCGACGGCGCCGGACGGCGGCCCGCATGCGGAGCGGCTGGCGTTGCTGGCGCGCGGGAAGCCGCCGCGGCCGGGAGCGACGTTGTATGTGACGATGGAGCCGTGCTCGACCGAAGGGCGGACGGGCGCTTGCACGGACGCCATCATCGCGTCGGGTTTGAAGCGGGTGGTGGTGGGCGCGGCCGACCCGAATCCGGACCACGCGGGGCGCGGCTACGAGGTGCTGCGGACGGCGGGCGTGGAGGTGATAACGGGCGTGTTGGAGCGCGAGTGCAGCGATCTGAATCTGATTTTCGAGCACTGGATCCGGCGGCGCACGCCGTTGCTGGCGGCGAAGGCGGCGGTGACGCTGGATGGCAAGGTGGCGTGCCGCACGGGCGATTCGCAGTGGATCACCAACGAGGATTCGCGGGCGAACGTGCACCATTGGCGGCGGTTGTTTCCGGGCATCGCGGTGGGCGCGATGACGGTGCTCAAGGACAATCCGCGGTTGACGGCGCGGCGCGAGGGCGACGAGTGGTGCCCGTGGCGGTTCGTGTTCGACGGGTTGCTGCGGACGGTCGTGGATAAGAACCTGCCGCGGGTTTACACCGACGAGCATCGCGAGCGCACGATCGTGGTGACGACACCGCACGGCGGCCTGGGCTACGTGCGGAAATTGCGGGAGATGGGGGTGAAGGTGTGGTGCCTGGATTCGGCGACGCAACGCGTGTCATTTGCCGAGTTTCGCCGGCGCTGCGCCGAGGAGAAAATCACGGGTGTGTATTTCGAAGGCGGGGCGCAATTGCTCAGCGAGCTCGTGCGCGACCGGGAGCTGGATTACCTGTTTCTCTATCGGGCGCCGCTGCTGCTGGCCGATGAAAAAGCGAAGAGCATTTTCTCGGGCTTGCGGCCGGAGCGGGTCAAGGACGCGGTGCGCCTGCGCGATGTGCGGCACGAAAATTTCGGCGAAGACGATCTCACGCGCGGACACGTGGTGTATCCGGAGAAGATGATGGTGGACGAAACGATGTTCAGTCTGCGGTCGGGCTGA
- the rdgB gene encoding RdgB/HAM1 family non-canonical purine NTP pyrophosphatase produces the protein MRIIVASGNAHKVAELQALAAADGLGVQLESARAVGGMPAVEEDTGTFIGNAGKKARALRAIAPAEAWVLADDSGLCVDALSGAPGVESAYYAGPQGDGAANLQKLVKALRAVPAERRGAHFVCVLVLIAPDGREQAFEGRADGMLLREPAGGGGFGYDPLFVPANETITFAQLGDEAKNRLSHRADAWRKFSAWWRAENHGGR, from the coding sequence GTGCGGATCATCGTCGCATCAGGCAACGCGCATAAAGTGGCCGAGCTGCAGGCGCTCGCGGCGGCGGACGGGCTCGGCGTGCAGCTGGAATCCGCGCGGGCGGTGGGCGGGATGCCGGCGGTCGAGGAGGACACGGGGACGTTTATCGGCAACGCGGGGAAAAAGGCGCGGGCGTTGCGCGCCATCGCGCCGGCGGAGGCGTGGGTGCTGGCCGACGACAGCGGACTGTGCGTCGATGCGCTCAGCGGCGCGCCGGGCGTCGAGTCGGCCTACTACGCGGGGCCGCAGGGCGACGGCGCGGCGAATTTGCAGAAGCTGGTGAAGGCGTTGCGCGCGGTGCCGGCGGAGCGACGCGGCGCGCATTTCGTGTGCGTGCTGGTGCTGATCGCGCCGGACGGTCGCGAGCAGGCCTTTGAGGGGCGCGCGGACGGGATGTTGTTGCGCGAACCGGCGGGCGGAGGCGGCTTTGGTTATGATCCGTTGTTTGTGCCGGCGAATGAGACGATCACCTTCGCGCAGCTGGGCGACGAGGCGAAGAACCGGCTGAGCCATCGCGCGGACGCGTGGCGGAAATTTTCAGCGTGGTGGCGGGCGGAAAACCACGGCGGGCGCTGA
- a CDS encoding MBL fold metallo-hydrolase has translation MAAKARGLCGVTLHVLPAGPIQTNAYLLTAPERGEAVLIDAPGNVWADVAPLLATEKCALRELWLTHGHWDHTQGAAEVVRATQARVRGHRADRALYETPEVMSAFLMPGLQLEAVMVDEWVEQGTRFAALGMDVEVRHVPGHCPGNVLFYLPAAQAAFVGDALFNGSIGRTDLPGGNFAQLENAIRTQIYALPDATAVYPGHGEPTTVGAEKEGNPYVRG, from the coding sequence GTGGCGGCGAAAGCCCGTGGACTCTGCGGCGTGACGTTGCATGTGCTGCCTGCCGGTCCGATCCAGACGAATGCTTATCTGCTCACCGCGCCCGAACGCGGCGAGGCGGTGCTGATCGATGCGCCGGGAAACGTGTGGGCGGACGTCGCGCCGCTGCTTGCCACGGAGAAATGCGCGTTGCGGGAACTCTGGCTGACGCATGGGCATTGGGACCATACGCAGGGCGCCGCGGAAGTCGTGCGGGCCACGCAGGCGCGGGTGCGCGGGCATCGCGCGGATCGTGCGCTTTATGAAACGCCGGAGGTGATGAGCGCGTTTCTCATGCCGGGCCTCCAGCTCGAGGCGGTGATGGTCGACGAGTGGGTGGAGCAGGGGACGCGGTTTGCGGCGCTCGGGATGGACGTTGAGGTGCGCCATGTGCCGGGGCATTGTCCGGGCAACGTGTTGTTTTATCTGCCCGCGGCCCAGGCGGCGTTTGTCGGCGATGCGTTGTTCAACGGCAGCATCGGGCGAACGGATTTGCCGGGCGGAAATTTTGCGCAATTGGAGAACGCGATCCGCACGCAGATCTATGCGCTGCCCGACGCGACCGCGGTTTATCCGGGGCACGGAGAGCCGACGACGGTGGGCGCCGAGAAGGAGGGCAATCCGTATGTCCGCGGTTGA
- a CDS encoding isochorismate synthase — translation MTILPLDPTANPTPAALEDFLAQVQAAARQRGRAQLASISVEVEALDPLAVLESIFEPGERHFYVERPAEGLAVAGAEAVLAFEAKGPERFAAVQRFIDETLANTIAVGDLGASLTGPHFFAAFSFFAETEPGEAFAAASVFVPRWQVSQRAGRTVAVANLLIEAGSDLHALAARVWRAHGKFRAFDYSTPEFPVAAGAPDVAATLRDVGSDGFYQRSVARALEEIASGEFQKIVLARAKDLTAAAPLHPLRVLNGLRQRFGDCYSFSVANGRGQSFIGASPERLLRVQAQVLTTEALAGSAPRGATASEDAAVGGALLRSEKDLREHRAVLGSIVRRLRELSLVPEYPQRPVLRRFANVQHLHTPVRARLPDDVRVGEVLSRLYPTPAVGGTPRAAAVARIREHEAFPRGLYAGAIGWIDGRGDGEFFLGLRSALVEGATARLYAGAGIVAGSSPEQEFAEAEWKFRAMQEALLAP, via the coding sequence ATGACGATCCTCCCGCTTGATCCAACGGCGAATCCGACGCCGGCGGCGCTGGAGGATTTTTTGGCGCAGGTGCAGGCGGCGGCGAGGCAGCGCGGTCGCGCGCAATTGGCGAGTATTTCGGTGGAGGTGGAGGCGCTCGATCCGCTCGCGGTGCTCGAGTCGATTTTCGAGCCGGGCGAGCGGCATTTTTATGTCGAGCGTCCGGCGGAAGGGCTGGCGGTGGCGGGGGCGGAGGCGGTGCTCGCGTTCGAGGCGAAAGGGCCGGAGCGGTTCGCCGCGGTGCAGCGGTTCATCGACGAGACTCTCGCGAATACGATCGCGGTCGGCGATCTGGGGGCGTCGCTCACGGGGCCGCATTTTTTCGCGGCGTTCAGTTTTTTTGCGGAGACCGAGCCGGGAGAAGCCTTTGCGGCGGCGAGTGTCTTTGTGCCGCGCTGGCAGGTGTCGCAGCGCGCCGGGCGCACGGTGGCGGTGGCGAACCTGCTGATCGAGGCGGGCAGCGATCTGCACGCACTGGCGGCGCGGGTGTGGCGCGCGCACGGGAAATTCCGGGCCTTCGATTACAGCACGCCGGAATTTCCGGTGGCGGCCGGGGCGCCGGACGTCGCGGCGACGTTGCGCGATGTAGGGTCGGATGGATTTTATCAACGCAGCGTGGCGCGGGCGCTGGAGGAAATTGCGAGCGGCGAGTTTCAGAAAATCGTGCTCGCGCGGGCGAAAGATCTCACGGCGGCGGCGCCGCTGCATCCGTTGCGCGTGCTCAACGGCCTGCGGCAGCGTTTTGGCGACTGCTATTCGTTTTCCGTGGCGAACGGGCGCGGGCAGAGCTTCATCGGCGCGAGTCCGGAGCGGCTCCTGCGCGTGCAGGCGCAGGTGTTGACGACGGAAGCGCTCGCGGGATCGGCGCCGCGCGGCGCGACGGCGAGCGAAGATGCGGCGGTGGGCGGGGCGCTGCTGCGCAGCGAAAAAGATCTGCGCGAGCACCGGGCGGTGCTGGGCTCGATCGTGCGGCGGCTGAGGGAACTGAGCCTCGTGCCGGAATATCCGCAGCGGCCCGTGCTGCGGCGTTTCGCGAATGTGCAGCATCTGCATACGCCGGTGCGTGCGCGGCTGCCGGACGACGTGAGGGTCGGCGAGGTGTTGAGCCGGTTGTATCCGACGCCGGCGGTGGGCGGCACGCCGCGCGCGGCGGCGGTGGCGCGGATTCGCGAGCACGAGGCGTTTCCGCGCGGGCTGTATGCGGGCGCGATCGGCTGGATCGACGGTCGGGGCGACGGCGAGTTTTTCCTCGGGCTGCGGTCGGCGTTGGTGGAGGGCGCGACGGCGCGGCTCTACGCGGGTGCGGGCATCGTGGCAGGATCGTCGCCGGAACAGGAATTCGCGGAGGCGGAGTGGAAGTTTCGCGCGATGCAGGAGGCGTTGCTCGCGCCATGA
- a CDS encoding tyrosine-type recombinase/integrase — MPKSKSTGRESTHASTLRGGARKIHAPDPESVQRFAETMRLRSLAAATQAEYLRFVRKLAARHGGDPAALEEAAVRAHLLRLKDEHHYSPSSMRTAVAAMRAYFGVHLGCDWKLFDLVRSPSAQKLPTVLTRAEVARLFAVVRVPRFRTLLRLIYACGLRIGEAVNLEVRDLREAGRVHIREAKGNKERYVPLPEAMLHELRAFWRTHRHPRWIFPGVGRGWREQPARAAQLAAAVEPLGVGSVQHCLRLARTEARLPAGTVVHTLRHSYATHLLEEGVSIRLISAYLGHASLETTLIYTHLTAVNESHARAAVARLLEPR, encoded by the coding sequence ATGCCCAAATCAAAATCGACGGGAAGAGAGTCCACGCACGCGTCCACGCTCCGGGGTGGCGCCAGGAAGATCCACGCACCCGATCCGGAGTCGGTGCAGCGTTTCGCGGAGACGATGCGGCTGCGTTCGCTGGCGGCGGCGACGCAGGCCGAGTATCTGCGGTTTGTCCGCAAGCTGGCGGCGCGCCACGGGGGCGATCCGGCCGCGCTCGAGGAGGCCGCGGTCCGCGCGCATCTGCTGCGGTTGAAGGACGAACACCACTACTCGCCTTCGTCGATGCGAACCGCAGTGGCGGCGATGCGGGCTTACTTCGGCGTGCACCTCGGGTGCGACTGGAAGCTGTTCGATCTGGTGCGCTCACCGTCAGCGCAAAAACTTCCCACCGTGCTCACGCGGGCAGAGGTGGCGCGGCTGTTCGCGGTCGTGCGGGTGCCGCGGTTTCGCACGCTGCTGCGGTTGATCTACGCGTGCGGATTGCGCATCGGCGAGGCGGTCAACCTGGAGGTGCGCGATCTGCGCGAGGCGGGTCGCGTGCATATCCGCGAGGCGAAGGGCAACAAGGAGCGTTATGTGCCGCTGCCGGAGGCGATGTTGCACGAGTTGCGCGCGTTCTGGCGGACGCACCGGCATCCGCGGTGGATTTTCCCGGGGGTCGGCCGCGGCTGGCGCGAGCAACCGGCGCGTGCGGCGCAACTGGCGGCCGCCGTCGAGCCGCTGGGCGTGGGCTCGGTGCAGCATTGCCTGCGGCTGGCGCGGACCGAGGCGCGGCTGCCGGCGGGCACGGTGGTGCATACGCTGCGGCATTCGTATGCGACACATCTGCTCGAGGAGGGCGTGTCGATCCGGCTGATCTCGGCGTATCTGGGGCACGCTTCGCTGGAGACGACGTTGATCTATACGCATCTGACGGCGGTCAACGAGAGCCACGCTCGCGCGGCGGTCGCGCGGTTGCTCGAACCACGCTGA
- a CDS encoding sensor histidine kinase — MSSLTRLTLSVALLLIAGLIAGAVLEQAMHRQSAQLTHDLINARRQQLAAALALARTPAPDSAQLAAIGASIGADVAFASEPTPPRAGRLTFVYPLADGRALRITLAKPTAWRALSVSTWTLAVLLLLVLAGLPVAYLLGSARRAPAEPAASAADVSQTSLARLAETTAAQTVALDRERAVRRRAEDDAQLKQRLLTQSLEDKIRLGHDLHDGIIQSLYAVGLTLESARTLLPRDPAAADQRLEQCRDALNGTIREVRAYITGLAPQNLSSATFLRTLQSLLGDLARDRGTALEFKLEADATARLTSEQATEVVQIAREAVSNAVRHGRARHIVIAAAGDHEFAFSIADDGSGFDPTAARSSGFGLHSLQARAARLAGRCEVHSQPGAGTRVSLVFPFPSSPA, encoded by the coding sequence ATGTCGTCGCTCACCCGCCTCACGCTCTCCGTGGCCCTCCTGCTCATCGCGGGCCTGATCGCGGGCGCCGTGCTCGAGCAGGCGATGCACCGCCAGTCGGCTCAACTCACCCACGACTTGATCAACGCCCGCCGCCAGCAACTCGCCGCCGCGCTCGCGCTCGCTCGCACGCCCGCTCCTGATTCCGCCCAACTCGCCGCCATCGGCGCGTCCATCGGCGCCGACGTCGCGTTCGCCAGTGAACCCACGCCCCCGCGCGCCGGCCGCCTCACCTTCGTCTATCCGCTCGCCGACGGCCGCGCCCTGCGCATCACGCTCGCCAAACCCACCGCCTGGCGCGCGCTGTCCGTCTCCACGTGGACGCTCGCCGTTCTCCTTTTGCTCGTGCTCGCCGGCCTGCCCGTCGCCTATCTCCTCGGCTCCGCCCGCCGCGCGCCCGCCGAGCCGGCCGCCTCCGCCGCCGATGTCAGCCAAACGAGTCTCGCCCGCCTCGCCGAAACCACCGCCGCTCAAACCGTCGCGCTCGATCGCGAACGCGCCGTCCGCCGCCGCGCCGAAGACGACGCCCAGTTGAAACAGCGGCTCCTCACTCAATCCCTCGAAGACAAAATCCGCCTCGGCCACGACTTGCACGACGGCATCATCCAGTCGCTCTACGCCGTCGGCCTCACGCTCGAATCCGCCCGCACGCTCCTCCCTCGTGATCCCGCCGCGGCCGACCAACGCCTCGAACAATGCCGCGACGCGCTCAACGGCACCATTCGCGAAGTGCGCGCCTACATCACCGGCCTCGCCCCGCAAAACCTCTCCAGCGCCACGTTTCTGCGCACGCTGCAGTCTCTCCTCGGCGACCTCGCCCGCGACCGCGGCACCGCCCTCGAATTCAAGCTCGAAGCCGACGCCACCGCGCGCCTCACCTCCGAGCAGGCGACCGAGGTCGTGCAAATCGCGCGCGAAGCCGTCAGCAACGCCGTCCGCCACGGCCGCGCCCGCCACATCGTGATCGCCGCCGCCGGCGACCACGAATTCGCCTTCTCCATCGCCGACGACGGCTCCGGTTTCGATCCCACGGCCGCCCGCAGCAGCGGCTTCGGCCTTCACTCCCTGCAAGCGCGCGCCGCCCGCCTCGCCGGCCGTTGCGAAGTTCACAGCCAGCCCGGCGCCGGCACTCGCGTTTCCCTCGTGTTTCCTTTTCCGTCCTCCCCGGCATGA
- a CDS encoding integron integrase, whose translation MALAGERTEQKLDEIVSFPEWGEVLNGASAWSAEVKQAHVRAILGLLRACKATGRPLSAGFIRWHLARAGLTENARRAERAAFAWLFKAARAAGKTRPAARGFVAPEVGEQRPADNPRRSGPGAGPAVPPLAAADQGGAEWERALITAIRRKGFLWRTEQTYRAWAARFARFLAPRLPQTASGDDVAAFLSALAVEQRAAPSTQKQALNALVFFMQEALRLDLGEMDFRRARARERIPTVLSKAEVRQVLDQLPRGYRLMAEVMYGSGLRLMELLRLRVHHLDLARGQLKVYGGKGDKDRLTVLPESLREKLEAHLARLREIFAEDRAAEAPGVWLPEGLARKYPKAGMTWEWQWLWPSREFMQDPETGRRRRHHILDGTFQNAVRKAAGAAGMTKRVTPHVLRHSFATHLLEAGTDIRTVQELLGHQSVETTQIYTHVMQKPGLGVRSPLDAG comes from the coding sequence ATGGCTTTAGCCGGCGAGCGCACCGAGCAAAAGCTGGACGAAATCGTGTCATTTCCGGAGTGGGGCGAAGTGTTGAACGGGGCGAGCGCATGGTCGGCGGAGGTGAAGCAGGCGCATGTCAGGGCAATTTTAGGATTGTTGCGAGCTTGCAAAGCCACGGGCCGGCCGCTGTCGGCGGGTTTCATCCGCTGGCATCTGGCGCGTGCCGGTTTGACGGAGAACGCGCGGCGGGCCGAGCGCGCGGCGTTCGCCTGGCTCTTCAAGGCGGCCAGAGCGGCGGGCAAGACGCGCCCGGCGGCGCGCGGGTTTGTGGCGCCGGAGGTCGGGGAGCAACGGCCGGCGGATAACCCGCGGCGGTCGGGGCCGGGAGCGGGGCCGGCCGTGCCGCCGCTGGCGGCGGCGGATCAGGGCGGAGCGGAGTGGGAGCGCGCGTTGATCACGGCCATCCGGCGCAAGGGATTTTTGTGGCGCACGGAGCAGACGTATCGGGCATGGGCGGCGCGGTTCGCGCGGTTCCTGGCCCCGCGTCTGCCTCAGACGGCGTCGGGCGACGACGTGGCGGCGTTTCTCTCCGCGCTGGCGGTGGAACAACGGGCAGCGCCGTCCACGCAGAAGCAGGCGCTCAATGCGCTGGTGTTCTTCATGCAGGAAGCGTTGCGGCTGGATCTGGGGGAAATGGATTTTCGGCGCGCGCGCGCTCGCGAGAGAATACCGACAGTGTTGAGCAAGGCGGAGGTGCGGCAGGTGCTGGACCAATTGCCGCGCGGCTACCGGCTGATGGCGGAGGTGATGTATGGCAGTGGACTGCGGCTGATGGAACTGCTGCGGCTGCGCGTGCACCACCTGGATCTGGCGCGCGGGCAATTGAAAGTTTACGGCGGGAAAGGCGACAAGGACCGGCTGACGGTGCTGCCGGAATCGCTGCGGGAAAAACTGGAGGCTCATCTGGCCCGACTGCGGGAGATTTTCGCGGAGGACCGGGCGGCGGAGGCGCCGGGAGTGTGGTTGCCGGAAGGGCTGGCCCGGAAATATCCCAAGGCGGGGATGACGTGGGAGTGGCAGTGGTTGTGGCCGTCGCGCGAATTCATGCAGGACCCGGAGACGGGGCGGCGGCGGCGACATCATATCCTCGACGGGACGTTCCAGAATGCGGTGCGCAAGGCGGCGGGCGCGGCGGGGATGACGAAACGCGTGACGCCGCATGTGCTGCGGCACTCGTTTGCGACGCATCTGCTGGAGGCGGGCACCGATATCCGCACGGTGCAGGAACTACTCGGCCACCAGAGCGTGGAGACGACGCAGATCTATACGCATGTGATGCAGAAGCCGGGGCTGGGCGTGCGGAGTCCGCTGGATGCGGGGTGA